acactcagctgctgccaacCACCACCCCCAGATCATTTTCCACCTGTCAGCTTTCCAGAAAAGATTCCCCACACATACAGCATGGCTTGAGACTGATGAGGGTAGGAGCTGAGTGAGTGCCTGACAGGGCAAGAGCAGATACCAGGACTGGGCAGGTTTTTATGTCATTGGAGCTGAGAAGGCTGATAGGACATTGAACACATCCTGGTCTGAAACTTGCTTATGATATAAGAGTTGGAAGAGGAGATGACAGGACAAAGACTTGTGGGATGAGATATTTTAATCAGCAAAACAAATCACAACAAACCCTACAGGTGATGAAAAGGCCAAGCTGGCTCACAACCAGCTGCCCCAGGAGTTGCCGCTccgagagcagcagcaccaagagGGAGCTGTGCACCCAAGCAGACTTGCAGTCAAGCTGTGGGCTCTCCTGGGGTCCCAGGGATCTGCTCTCCccacctgtgtcccctgccagcagctgctgccaccagcctgctccctgctgctggggctcagcagcacGACAGGCCTCACCACTCACTGCTCAGCCATGGCTCACACAGCGCTGTGTCACCCACATTCATTTTGtcacaaaaacaaaattcagtCCCAGCAGAATTTAATCCCATCCCCTCCAATAAAGCCACTACTGCAACATCACCACGTGGGATGGGCACAGCATCACCATCACCCATCACCACACATCAGTGCTGGCCATGTCACAGTGGCCCCAGTGACATCACCACCCCGGGCCTAAGCCATCTAACATAGCTGCACCTCAACACCACCCTCACAGTCCAGCAAAGGACTGCAGAGAAGGAGCTTGCCTGAGGCTGCTCAAGCAACAGAGTAAGTCAGAGGCTTCTGCTGcctcacacacagctcacacgCTTTCCTCTTTTCACTCAGGCTTGGTGCACAAGTGTCAGGAGGAGAAATGCCAGCACAGCAGCGCAAGAGACGCTTCGGCCACTCGCCATCAACCTCTTCCAGATCCAAGAGGTCACGGCCAGAAACTGTCCCCAAGGAAAAAGGTGGCAGCAGAAGCCTCCCTCCCCACACTTCCCTGACACTGACACAGGGGCTTCTGGGGTAGTCAGTGAGGAGCCAAGAACCATGCCAGGCCAAGGCACGAGCTCCCCaaccaggctgggctctgggcactTGCTGGGGCACCCATGCCTGAcctgctctgcccttcagcCAGCACCACACagacccagcagagccctggggctgatCCTGCACGGACACTTGCCCAGTCCCACAGACCTGCTCACGCCTGGGGCActtgctctgtctctgcagcaTGCATGCTGTGCCACCAGACCCAGGACACCGACATCTGTGGGGACAGGAGACTCAACTTCAAGCTCTGTGTCCACACCTACTGCCAGGTGAAGTCTCTCAGGGCTCCCGCCGGGGCTTTCTGCCCACAAGGGCCCTGCCTTCCGCACCTAACAACCTCCTGTCATTCCCTGCCTTGCAGATCCTCGCCACTGGGCTTTACCCACAGGAGGGCACTGGACACTTCCTCGTTGGGGACACCAGGCACATCATCAGAGAAGCAGCCAAGAAGGTGAGAGGACAACCTGGCAGGAGCAAGCAGCTTTGCACCTGCAGAGGCTTGGCCAGTTCCTCCTGTTCCCCAGCAAACAAGCCCCAGGCCTGGATCACACACGAGGCTCATCTGCAGGAGGCTCTAGAGGCTCAAAGCTGGCTCTGCCCTCATCCCTCTCCCTGTCTGAAATGCAAAGGGACCACAAAGCTCCAGTCCTGACTCTCAGGGACTGCTGTGctctttccagagctgcttcatCTGCTGCAAGATGGGGGCCACCATCACCTGCTGCGAGACGGGTTGCGACCGCACCTtccacctgccctgtgccccagaTGGCCAATGTGTCACCCAGTACTTTGGGGCCTACAGGTAAGGCCTGCCCGCCCTCACATCTAGCCACTGTGTTCATCTCCAAGCTCTTTCCACCCCAAAGGGCACTCAAGGGGTTGCCAGCCCATGGCGGCCAGCAACATGTCACACATACAGGCAGAAGCCACACAGGGGTGGGGGctccctcacagctcctgaaacaacaatgccagcacagctgaagaACTCTGCACTCCCCCTTCCCTCGCCCATCTCCTCCATCTTCTTCTTCACAGGTCCTTCTGCTGGGAGCACCGCCCCAAGCAGCTACTGCGGCCACGTCCAAGCCAGGACAACACCTGCAGCATCTGCCTGGACACTGTGGAAGACAACATCTCCTACAAAACCATGGGGTGCCCAGCGTGCCAAGGCGCCCGCTTCCACCGCCACTGCATCCAGAGACTGGCTCTGCATTCTGGCGTTGGCTTCCGATGCCCGTGTTGCCTGAGCCAAGAGCCCTTCATGACGGAAATGCTCATCATGGGGATCCGACTCTCTAAGAGGTTGGGTTTTCTCCTCCCAGCACCCAAGGAGGCAGGCACAACAACAGTGCCAGCCTAGGGACTGCCCCGCCAGGCCTGGCCACCTTCTGGCCTGCACCTCTTGCTCTCAGCTCCACCAAGGACCTGGATATGGGACGGGTGAAGGAGTAGTGACTGCTGAGATCTGCCTGAGGGGACTCAGCTGGGCTTAactctctcccttccttctcttgCAGACCCCCATCATGGCAGAGTGACCAAGAGGTCGGACCCTCAGATCAGAGGCACGGCCGCTGCGATGCTGCAATGTGCCTTTGTCCGGGAGGCAGGGAGCACACAAAGGCAAACGGGTAAGCTGCCAAAGCAGCAATGCAGGCATCTGAAAGGGATCTGTCTCCCCACAGCCTCAGGGATAGAAATGTATGCAGAAGAGCTCTGCCAGGCATTCCCCTGCTCTGACAATTTGTCCTCATCACCTCCTTGCTCCTCCAGACCCTGGcaactgcagctgtgcagctcctgcgCTGCCGAGGGCACCCACCGACTCTGCTCCTCTTTGgggagcagcacctgctcctGGGAGTGCAGCACCTGTGCTGCCACCGACACTGGTAGGCACCAAAGCATTTGGCACCACGCAATGCAGACAGGGGCCAGCATgggcctggcagcagggcctTCTTCACACGGCTTGGCTCCAGGAGGGCACTGGATACCACAGtggcctctcctgcctgcacccTGGCGGTCTGTCCTGACaaccttcctgctgcctctctttGCAGGTTCCACTAGCAAATCTGAGCTTGTGGGCCCCAAAACTTCCAGCACAGAACTGCTGACACTGTCCCAGGGCACGGCGCTCctcagaagcagctgctccacCAGCCTTCAGCAGGCCTTAAAGCAGTGCAACACTCAGGAAGACAGACAGTCACAGACAGTGTACAGCCTTCCTGCAGAACGCTGCAGAATCCAGGATGGGCCTGCCCACAGGGCTGACATCTGCAAACCCAGCACTTCCAGCCAGGCAGCAtcacagctctcccagggcaAGTGTCCTGCCCACACCGGCACCTCTTCCTCTTGCCCTCGCTGGGCCTGCAAACGGGGCTGCCCACAGCAAGACAGTGACTCAGCGGTATCGTATGGCCCACCCGCAAAACGTCGCAGGATTGACACTGGGCCAGCCCACAGTGCTGATGAAAGTGGCCCCAGCACTTCCAGACAGGCCATGCTGGGGCTGTCTCAGGGCACTTTGGCTGCCAAGAGTCAAGCAGCACGGCCACAATGTCCATACAGGCCTCCATGGATCTTCCATGGATCCACGACGGACAACcgctcccagcctggcccaaTTCGCATGAGACACGTCTGGCAGCAACAACGGCGGGCAAAAAAGCCCTACAGCCGCCcacaaaaacacagcagcacaaactctCACCCTGCCCAATGCCCCCATCACCCTTACCCATCAAAGACACATCAACAGATACACttttagatagatagatagatacataGATAAGTAGAAATAGATAACACATAGATAACACATAGATAAGTAGAAATAAATAGACAAGAAATAAAGTTCTTTTACACTAAGAGAATCCATATGTCTTTTTCAATAATTTCCTTCAGACTTCCTCCAAGCTTCTCTTAGTGTAATGAACACAGATCTAtgtccccagggatggcagcacaTTTCCAGTGCGCAGCTGCCCTTCCCGGACTCCCAGCAGCATGGCCATGCTGTTCAGGCCTTGCTGGTCCTCAGAAGCTGCTTTCAgtggccctgcagggcagtgctTGGCTCCTGAGCCATGTTCACACCCCCATCCACGTCTGAGCACCCTGCATTCCCTGGCCTCCCACTCCCCATGAGGAGCCTGAAAGCACAAGCAGCCCTCTCTGCCAAGTACAAAGTACATTCAGGTTGCCTCATGACAAGCTGTACCTCACACCTGTGGACATGAACAGTGGTACCAGTCCTCAGCCCTGTTACACGACCCCAGTTCATCTCCACAGAGACCCAAAGAGCAAGGCCCGTCcaaaactgttttcttccagcagctccttaaCTAGCAAGAAGCAGCTGTGCTTGGAGATGGCACTCTGTTATCCCCTGATGTCTGAAATGATGTAGTTATGGGTCTGCTCTGCACCCAATCCCTGCGTGGGAACACCCACTCCACTTGGCTTtaaccttttaatttttctgctttttgtgctttCCAAGATTAActtcagagctgggagctcaAACCCGAGCTCCTCAGCTGAGACTGCAATGCAGTCAAATGCCAGTCCCGTTCTCACACTGCCTTTAGCCTTGGTGCAAAGGAACTACTCCCATACATGAGAGCAAGAAATCAAGGACTGTAGCAGTAAGACCATGGCTGTGTTTGTACAGCAAGTGCCTGGCATTTACTGCAGTCCAGACAATGCAACATGTCCCAGTTACATGGCTCTAgtccatgcacacacagagcctccTCTAAAAAAAGCCAGCCTCTTGCAGGGGCACAAGAATCCTAATTTTCCTTGTCTTCTTTAACGTTTCCCTTACAATATTCTGCTATATAAAAGTTTGAAACCCTTTATGTTCATGGGACATCACTTACTCAGGGCCTACTCCATGATGGCACTGCTCAGAGGCCAGAGGAGGAATCAGGGTCCTGTCATGCCAGGCATAAGGCACACCCAGAGGAAGGGACACTCTTATTGTTGGGTAGAACATGACGTACACatggctttgaaaaaaaaacctttctatTTTTGCGTGTTCTCCCCCTTATATATTCTTAACAAAGCGTAATCTTTAATCATTAACTACACcacaataatttattatattcaTTGCTGCAAAACCATTAGCATCAATATGATTggcaaaagttttacagaaatttaacaaggcacatacacacatacacacatctACTTATGCATGTAGTCTAGCTTCCAAAAACTTTCATTTATCTTTTCTAATCTGTTTCCACACTGACAGCCTGGTCTTTTTCCCTTCTATAGATACACCAAAAAATCACCAATAATTAATTCTCCTCTTaactcagctttgcttgcaAGCCAGCTGTCAAGTCCCTCCATAGGACCCTCACTGACATCTCAAGAACTTCTGGTCCATTAAATGCAGTGGCAGGAATGCAGGTGGATTTATCCTTGTTCTGTAGAAGGGGAaggtgctgggctcagcagcacGGCAGTGGCATCTGTCCTGCGTGGAAATGAGTGACTGCCTACAGGTCACTGCCGCTCCTCAAGCACCAGCGCCCCAGGAGTGACCTGGGACTGGCTCACCACTGCCTTCCCTCACCAGAGCAGCTAAAGAAACACAAACTGCTCAGAACAACTGAACACTGACTGGTTAACGCTGCCCCGCTCTTTAAACCAAACTGAGAAGCCGAACTCACTCTTCTAAAGGTTTTTTATCTGAAAACCAAGCAGAAACAAGTGCTCCTCCTGTGGCTTCCTAATGCATCCCaccagagcctgggctgggccagcacTGGGGAACTGCCTTGGTATGGGATTCACCAGAGGCACAACCTTTAGAGCCACTTGCTCCTCACTACCAGACATAAGCCACAACAGAGACCAAGCacaagagagaagaagaggCTCTCCATCTTGAATGTGCACTGCTAAAAGTTTAAACCACATAACAAcagtaagaagaaaagaaattccaCAGCTCCCTCCTACAACAGGTTTTATACAGCTACAAGTCAGGGGGTGGACACAGACAGCAAACCAATAGGGAATCCTCAAGGGAGGAGTGAGGGGATTCCATCAAGTGTCTGGGGCCAATTGGGGTAGGAGGGTGGAGAGGATGGCTCACATGGGCCAATGGGACCTCCAGGAGTAGGGGAATTCCAAAGGGGTGTTGCAGTCAGGGATTGGCCCAAGGTGAGAGTGGCAGGGAAGGTTCCAGAACAAAAGGGGCTGGGTTGCCttgacaggcagggacagagctggaaaaggggtGGGGAATGGCATGAGGGACAGCTTTGAGGGAGGGTAAAACATAGGGGGTAAACCAAATTGAGGAGAACATGGAGGTACAGCAGAAAAAACTTGACAAggaatcaataaaataaattcaaaccACAACAGCTTCCTGCCCCTGCAAACGACATAACCCCAAATAAAGGGTACTTCTCAAACCACATGCTCCAACGAGGCTTCCCACATACAAAATGTAGAGTTACACATATATAATGCAATACAACTAGGAATGTTCTGCTAAATCTAAGTCCTGATCAAAGTTTGTGTATTAAACTGAAATACATGTAAaagtatggattttttttttccctgagtctctacagttgctgctgctgacacctGTGATGACAAAGCTGGCCAGTCCCTGTGGGACTCACCCTCATCATtcaaaaagctgattttttatCCTCAGAGAAGGCAGGAGCTTCCACAGCACTGGTGGCAGAAGGTGTGGAGCACAGGATAATCCCTGAAGCTTTCAGAGGCTTTGTGATTTCCTCACCTTTCCTGCCTCCATCAGGGTAGAAATTAGTGTTTTTGTTCTACTAACCCATtattcagaaatgcttttgaaagACCAAGTAATTTGTATTTAATGATTTTTGACTGTTAAGGATAAAAGATTAAAAACTACTAAGGAACACTGGAAAATAAGTGCTCCGATGCATGTAGGGAAGCACTCCTGAGCATCTTCTCCCTCAATGGTCTTAGGATGacttctgaaggaaaattatttgaaaattccCACCACATCCATGTGAGCCCAGTTTCCTTCAGCACAGCCCTAACTGCCAAATACTTCACTGACCAGGCATTGGTCATCTTGCCAGCAAGAGCCAGATGGAATATACACCACTGTCattcctcccagcacagccaattTGAGCCATGGCTTTATTCCTTACACAAAACTAGGCTCTAGCACAGCTCATCTGAGGCAGGGCAGCCTTGGTGTCTTCTGGAAATACCTATGGTAGACAGGGAACTGAGTGTTTAGAGGATAATTACTCCCCTTCCTCATTTCACAGCTCCTCCAAATGACTGTATTAGTTTGAGGATTAGGTCTCCCATTTGTCAGACCCGGAGAAGGGCTGGGAGTTCATCCAAGGTCCAGGCCTTTGTTTGGTTTGCACATTGTGCCAAGGGTCACTACTCTTGAGGGGCTTTCTCTGCAGCCTAAATCATAGCAGATTACTCAGGATTTTATACAGGAACAAGTAGGAGTTGCTTTCTACCCGTATTTGTTTGGACTAGTGCCGATAACAGCCTGGGGATTTTCCAGACAGCACCATCTCTGCTCGGATTTCTCCAAACGAGcctgagcagagggacagaaagcTTTGAGGGCAGCAACAGCTGAAGAGGATTCCTGATGGTCACCTCTTATCTGCACCACAGGACATTCACCATGCTGGACTGCCTCAGGGATGAAATCCAAAGCTCAACAACTtcaactggaaaataaaaacaaagcagcattCCAACCTGTGCCTAAGTCAGCTGCTCTTGAGCCATGAGCAATCTGACTGCTGTAACTCCCCGTGTTTGACAGGCAAAGCAGAAagattggacttgatgattttaGAAGTCTTTTACAACCTTAATGGTTCCATGAAATCTTACCACTCTCAAGCATTTGGTGACCCTCAGGACCCCTTACAAGTGATGTTCAACACAGAAGCTTCATGAGCTTCCCACTAGGGTACTACAAGGGGATTTTAATccagtaatattttttctcttgcttttcctgctgaggGAACGTTCAGCAAAACATCTCTTTTCACTGCAAAAATACAGCAACTCCAACTACTTAAGGATGGAAACACGACAGGGAGGTCTAGGGAAAGCAGTTCACAAGTTTAAAGGTCTACTTAAAATTTTGTCCCAAATCTCCTCCTTCTCATTTCTCTACTTCAgtgaagggagaaggaaagcctctttttttcccctctcagctgTCCCCACATCTCTATCAGTCAGAATTTCTGAGTGTTTGCCACACTGGAGGTGCAGGAACTCTTCTAACAATCCCCTTCACTCAAGATCAGCCACAGGAGTGCACAGCACAAGTTATGCACCCACAGCCGAGACTGAAGCTTGTGTCACACCTTGGTGTTAGTTAATCCCAAAAGCAAGCCCCTAGGAGTTCCCAAACTCCAAAAACTCTCCACCCAGCAGTAAACTCTAAGTTTAAAGCAAATCTTCTGGCTccacctgctgctggaagggtggaaaagatgaagaagcagctgcagacaaaacaaaacaaaacaaaaaattaaaaagaacaaagaaataacTAAGGCCTGCTTTTCTACTTAGCTCATCCTCCCAACATTGTTGTTAGAAGACAAAACAGAGATTGTTTCATCATGGAAAATTCTAACAGGTTCAAGATGTGAAGCTCTTTACCCGGTCATCACCACCAGGCACTTGGGTCCTattaaaaattaccaaaataGATTACTTAACTTTAGAAAATAGTGCCTGATGACACAAATTCATGGGTTTGCAGCTGAAAAGAACCCAGGTCAAGGACAATGTCATAAGCATGATTCCTAAGACTGCCaacaggaaggaggaaaaaaaaggaaaccctGCATTGTATGTTTTCCCATCTCCCCCTGTTCACTGTTTGGCTCTTGCCTCTCAGTGTTTCACATGGTCCCCTTAAATCTTGGTTTACATTTATCCACaaacaatgtaattttttctttttatgccagtatatatatttaatgatttaatgCCAAAACCCACACTTCCCTTGCCAAAGTGCACAGGTGCCAGCACAATTGAGCATTATTTCCACAAACAAAGCTCCCAGTGAAGCcaagggctgccctgggtgccTCAGGAATGCTGGTTTGGCTCTAGGGTGCTTGGATTACCTCCGTGTGTTTGCCCAGCACTGAAGGCAGGGTCACTATTCATTTAGAAAAGCATTTCATATACCTGATTTAAAGAAACATCACAAGCTACTTCACAAAAATATGTGCAAGTGATACGATGGAGACAGATTAAGCCTTTTCAGCCAAATTCTTATAGCAACATTTTGCAGATACATATTTGTgcctttaaaaagttttattgcTGTACAGCTCTTGCTAAAGAAAACTAAGCCCTCTGGATAGGCAATACAGAGCTCTTTCAAgtgccatttttaaaataaatttcaattgcagcagaaaaaaaagtaatgccATTTCCACACTTGCATCTCTACCTAAtgcaaacttaaaaaaaatatactggGAAGGTTCAGAAAGGGAATTCTCTGAGACTGCACTTCTCAATTTTTCACCACCTACAGTTACGATTCAAAACCAAACTCATTTCATGAAATATACATTTTCTCTGCACATTCCAGCATGTGTATTACACtaatttgtaaattattttccatttctcctccTTCAAGTTAAAATTTGCTCAACACCAGCCTTTGGCTGAGCTACCTCCACTTGAGCAATCAGTGGAACAAGTACAAACCCCAGAGCACTGATTTCTGGCACTCAGCGGGTAAGAGCACTTTAGTTGTCTACATTTTTTAGGGAATAAAAGCCCTGAAGAAATTTTCTAAGGCTAATTAAGATCCCAGACAACAAAAGCACAGGCAGGTTTTACAAGCACATTAGTTATACAAGCAGCAGAATTTGAGAGGTTCAGGCAATGTCAATGACAACTGGCCAAATCCCAGTTTAGGATTGCCAGAAGACACAAAAATCACTTTCTATGATACAGCAAGCCCCCAAAACAGATACCTCATGCCAAAAGCTTTCTGATAGCCTATCATTTTATCACTTTGCACAGTAAAAGGAGCTTTGACATTCCCTTTGATTATCCAGCTCCACCTCCTAACTCACAAACTTCTGCCAACAGGGTTTTTATTATTTCGAAAGTGGAGGTTAGCTGGTGACAGGCTTAGTGTCTTGGAAGAGACATCCTGTATATGTCTTCACTCCTGAAATAATCCATGTAGTTTTGTACTTGTTTCTGGTATTGAACTGTAATAAACCAAACCATCAAAACCCTCTGTCTGGTCTAGCTCTGGATCCAGACACACACCCTAGACCTTGATTACTTAAGAGAGCCAAAGAGCTTTCAGGTTAAAAGAGAAAACTCAATTACCCCATCATTAAATAAGGGCAATTTAGGATGACTTGTCTTGGGAATTTTCATAAGCTTGCAAAAAAAATTGGACTAAAAGACAAATTAAGAGCTCAGAGATGCAACAGTGGTgtgctggagaaaaagaaaaaattctcaaGTTCTGAAAAGTCTCAGCCTATTAAAACTGCAACCAGAAAGTGGGTTGGGTAAAATCTGAGCTCAAACTGATCATCAGCAgacagataaatattttcacagtaCAAATGAGTAATGCACGTCACAGAGTTTTACATACAATTCTTGTTTattacacaaataaaataaacgAGGGAGAACAGCTTCAAAGCTGTTCTTCAAAACAGcttcaacaacaaaaaaaaatcctccacgATGCTGGGTATGAACTACAGGACAGCACCCAAATCATGTGAACTGGAGTGGCaatggaggagcagggaattgcAGAACAGCAACGGCTCCAGAAAACAGCACcacttaagaaagaaaaaaaaaaaatttttaccAGAAAAGGGGTAAGAACTGAAACAAACTTTAGGTACGTGGATGGCTGttgcacagaaggaaaataatgctCTGTGGCCTGAGGGGCACAATGGCAGAGTGACACACACGAGGCAGGAATATTGCTGAGAGTGAGGACAGGGAAGCACCAAAACACAGACTGGAACATTCTGCCCTACAGATCCTTTTGGCAATTGGGCAaacagtggcagagctgggacaggaaCAGACCTGAGCATGTCCTTCATCCTTGCCAGCCTTGTAACTCTAAAAAAAAGTCAACTTTTGTGCTGCCAAGAGTTTTGCAGGTTTACTTGCTGGGGCTCTGAAAGGTCTCCAGCAATTCTGTTTACCCCGTGGTTTCTCTCAGGTATTTCCCTCCTTGCCCATAAGCCCAGTTTCAGAAACATCCAACTTCCTCGGCAACACCTCCCTGCATTTTTTTATCTTATTCCTAACGTGTGGAAAACCACTCTGCCAACACTCAGTGCCCACAAAGGGGACGGGGAAGCCCTGCAGAAATCAATTCTATTGGAACACAGGAGAACTTCGCCGCACCGGAGCCCTGGGGCTTCTGGAACGTTCGGCTTTTCCAAAGGGAGCTCAGTGTTACTTCACCCACAGCTGACACATCACCCAAGGCAAGGAAGGGAAATGTTCTGCCACCCCACTGGGTCACTGCCATGAACTAAGGTGCCTTCCAAATCTCAAAGGATTATTTTATGAGCATGTGACTGTATTTAACCCCTATGCTCAGCAAAGGGAACATTTTGCACTGCATGATTAATCGGGGTTTAGTTCAGCTAGAACCAgctaagaaaaatttaaaactccAAGTTTCTATGAGTTTTGCTCTATTTGAAGACTCAGAGTATTATCATTGCATGTCAAcgtatttttttaatgtaaaatgtgttttaatataAACATCCAGATGATAGAAAGTTTTGTAACAGTAAAAACAGGTCTAAATgttcagatttattttacaaGATTGCGAAGCCAAACACTGAGGCCAGGCTTGAAAACAGCATCTCTTGTCATACAATCAAAATATTGTacacacagaacacagcttGATGCTTCTCAAGTCCACCAGCATAACACCCAGTTTGTCAAACCTTCAGtattagaaatttttttcaagctgcacatgaaaaacacaaattcaCCCACAATGATAAGTGCTTCCATCCTACAGACATCTTGCTGAGAGGCAAAAATTGCCAAATGCCAGGTTTTAGAGAGTGATGTGAGAGTGCAAGGCAACCTaaaatagatatatataaatCACACTTGAAACTTTGGCCAGGACTTATACCAATTAAGCAAATTTCTATAGGTAT
Above is a genomic segment from Serinus canaria isolate serCan28SL12 chromosome 6, serCan2020, whole genome shotgun sequence containing:
- the LOC127059742 gene encoding LOW QUALITY PROTEIN: PHD finger protein 7-like (The sequence of the model RefSeq protein was modified relative to this genomic sequence to represent the inferred CDS: inserted 2 bases in 2 codons; deleted 2 bases in 1 codon; substituted 2 bases at 2 genomic stop codons), whose protein sequence is MPAQQRKRRFGHSPSTSSRSKRSRPETVPKEKACMLCHQTQDTDICGDRRLNFKLCVHTYCQILATGLYPQEGTGHFLVGDTRHIIREAAKKEALEAQSWLCPHPSPCXEMQRDHKAPVLTLXGLLCSFQSCFICCKMGATITCCETGCDRTFHLPCAPDGQCVTQYFGAYRSFCWEHRPKQLLRPRPSQDNTCSICLDTVEDNISYKTMGCPACQGARFHRHCIQRLALHSGVGFRCPCCLSQEPFMTEMLIMGIRLSKRPPSWQSDQEVGPSDQRHGRCDAAMCLCPGGREHTKANGPWQLQLCSSCAAEGTHRLCSSLGSSTCSWECSTCAATDTGRHQSIWHHAMQTGASMGLAAGPSSRLGSRRALDTTVASPACTLAVCPDNLPAASLCRFHXQIXACGPQNFQHRTADTVPGHGAPQKQLLHQPSAGLKAVQHSGRQTVTDSVQPSCRTLQNPGWACPQG